Genomic DNA from Bacteroidota bacterium:
CCGGAACAAAGCAAAATTCAATATACCCAAATAGAAAATGTTGATAAACAGATTAACGATTTGGATGTCCGTTTAAACATTTATCAACAGGCTCTTAACATATTGCAATCTGTTTCGAAACCGCCACGAATCGAAAAAAATAAAGAAACACTATACAACCTAACGAGAATGGACATCCCATTTGCCTCTGATCTGAATTTATTTTTAAAAAAGTATGACGATTTTTTACAAAAATATACTCCACAATATCCGGAAGTAAAGAATGTTGAAAACCAGATTTCTGAATTACTCATTCGTATACAAAATGCACTTGAATCAGAAATTGGCAAGAGAAACCCGCAACGAATGGAATTTGAAAATAAGCGAGCTCAACTGCTGGAAAATGTGCAACAAACATTTATTAGTGGTCATCTAAATGCAGAACAGGAATCCGATTTTAACCTATACCGGAAATTATATGATGATATGAAAGTGCGTCTCGAGCAAGCCAAGTCAACTCGAGACCTAGGATACAAAACAGGGCATCAATTTGTTATCCTCGACCCACCGCTTTTACCAACAACAGCTACAAAACCTAAAAAAATCCAATTGATCCTTGCCGGTTTGGGTATCGGAATATTTTTAGGTTTTATATCTGTTATTATGCGGGAACTCTTTGATACCACAGTCAGAACACAGAGGGATATTGAGATTTATCAAAAGCCAATTATTGCTTATATCTCAGATGGAAACGACGACCGCACTTAATAAAAATAACATCAATAATTAATTTAGAATCAAGATTGGAAAAATAGAGTGGCAATATCAGATAATCGCATTGAGATCGTCGAAAATCCCGAAAACGAAAAGAACGGCAAAATTATCCGTTTAATAAAATCCGTAATAGTAAATCAGGAAACAAGTAATTACATCGACAATTCGGTT
This window encodes:
- a CDS encoding Wzz/FepE/Etk N-terminal domain-containing protein, which translates into the protein MNSAQLTIFEMISLFRRRKIFLLIPIVIVTTVSIIGAFILPKSYESSTTILYQRDETSTPILGLEIRSSLGTEDRLNLYREILSSRTILQQLIDSLGLKEKASTEKDRQALIASLAKKFDIENKGSGSFTIIYTDDEALRAQKAVEVLTHLLIETISQVQTQQNDQSVQFFENKLKETREKFEESQRKIITLIGNRVSTLPEQSKIQYTQIENVDKQINDLDVRLNIYQQALNILQSVSKPPRIEKNKETLYNLTRMDIPFASDLNLFLKKYDDFLQKYTPQYPEVKNVENQISELLIRIQNALESEIGKRNPQRMEFENKRAQLLENVQQTFISGHLNAEQESDFNLYRKLYDDMKVRLEQAKSTRDLGYKTGHQFVILDPPLLPTTATKPKKIQLILAGLGIGIFLGFISVIMRELFDTTVRTQRDIEIYQKPIIAYISDGNDDRT